The following are encoded together in the Pseudomonas sp. IB20 genome:
- a CDS encoding FMN-binding negative transcriptional regulator, translating into MYRPRAFALDDLPELHQLIQHARLAQLVTFGEQGLQASHLPLLLNPDEGPNGTLYGHLAKANPQWRDLQNGSEALVIFAGADAYISPAFYPAKAEHGKVVPTWNYIAVHAYGKAEVFTDAERLLALVTALTDRHEGGRAQPWKVSDAPADYIDGMLKAIVGFALPIERLIGKRKLSQNRSQADINGVREGLAASIDVRDQTLARFIPQGASE; encoded by the coding sequence ATGTACAGACCCCGCGCTTTTGCTCTCGACGATTTGCCCGAACTGCACCAGCTGATCCAGCACGCGCGCTTGGCGCAGTTGGTGACCTTTGGTGAGCAAGGCCTGCAAGCCAGCCACTTGCCGCTGCTGCTGAACCCTGATGAAGGCCCGAACGGCACGCTCTACGGGCACCTGGCCAAAGCCAACCCGCAGTGGCGTGACCTGCAAAATGGCAGCGAAGCCCTGGTCATTTTTGCCGGCGCCGATGCCTATATCAGCCCGGCGTTCTACCCGGCCAAGGCCGAGCACGGCAAAGTGGTGCCGACCTGGAATTACATCGCGGTGCATGCGTACGGCAAGGCAGAAGTATTTACCGACGCCGAGCGTTTACTCGCCTTGGTCACGGCACTCACCGATCGCCACGAAGGCGGCCGCGCCCAGCCGTGGAAAGTCAGCGACGCCCCGGCCGACTACATTGACGGCATGCTCAAGGCCATCGTCGGTTTCGCCCTGCCCATCGAGCGCCTGATCGGCAAGCGCAAACTCAGCCAGAACCGCAGCCAAGCTGATATCAACGGCGTGCGCGAGGGCCTGGCTGCCAGCATCGATGTGCGCGACCAGACCCTCGCGCGCTTTATTCCCCAAGGAGCTTCAGAATGA
- a CDS encoding GNAT family N-acetyltransferase, translated as MPISPADWKGVPAPTVELLEGHFIRLEKLDPARHGDGLWQALEGPGADPKLWDYLPYGPFAERTAFDAWLNNHAQHSEPYFFSVIDRQSGDVQGILSLMSIVPAQGRIEIGHVTFGAPMQRSPKSTEAVYLLAKYAFEQGYRRLEWKCNNGNARSKYAAERLGFSFEGVFRQHMVVKGQNRDTAWYSILDSEWPTVGAGFEEWLSQANQSGSGQLKTLAECRA; from the coding sequence ATGCCTATCTCACCCGCCGACTGGAAAGGCGTCCCAGCGCCCACCGTTGAACTGCTCGAAGGGCATTTTATCCGCCTGGAAAAACTCGACCCCGCGCGCCATGGCGACGGCCTGTGGCAAGCCCTCGAAGGCCCCGGCGCCGACCCGAAGCTCTGGGACTATTTGCCCTACGGCCCGTTTGCCGAACGCACCGCGTTCGATGCCTGGCTCAACAACCATGCCCAGCACAGCGAACCGTATTTCTTCAGCGTGATCGACCGCCAAAGCGGCGACGTGCAGGGCATCCTCAGCCTGATGTCCATCGTCCCGGCCCAGGGCCGCATCGAAATCGGCCACGTCACCTTCGGCGCACCGATGCAGCGCTCGCCGAAAAGCACCGAGGCGGTCTACCTGCTGGCCAAGTACGCGTTCGAGCAGGGCTACCGTCGCCTGGAATGGAAGTGCAACAACGGCAATGCCCGCTCCAAATACGCGGCGGAGCGCTTGGGCTTCAGTTTTGAAGGCGTGTTCCGCCAGCACATGGTGGTCAAAGGGCAGAACCGCGATACCGCGTGGTATTCGATCCTGGATTCGGAATGGCCGACGGTTGGGGCAGGGTTTGAGGAGTGGTTGTCGCAGGCGAACCAGAGTGGTTCCGGCCAACTGAAAACACTGGCCGAGTGCCGAGCCTGA
- a CDS encoding alanine/glycine:cation symporter family protein — MLEVINDFLSGKVLIVLIVGLGGYFTIRSRFVQLRHFFHMFSVFKDSLKSSAGQLSSFQALMLSLAGRVGAGNIAGVGIAVTLGGPGAVFWMWVTALVGMSSSFIECSLGQLYKRTDAEGTYRGGPAYYIQHGLHKRWLGMVMAFLLLVTFGFAFNGLQAHAVTHSLNNAFGLDTTYTGLALAVLLGLVFIGGIKRIASIADLLVPVKTLVYIAVTLYVIVLQFDHVPAMLATIVKSAFGLDQAFGGLVGSAIIMGVKRGVFANEAGLGSAPNVAAVASVEHPIAQGVVQAFSVFLDTFVICTCTALLILLSGFYTPGFEGDGIALTQNSLAAVVGDWGRMFISVALALFVFTSIMYNYYLGESNLRFLVGNNRKVLMGYRALVLVLIFWGSIENLGTVFAFADITMTMLAFVNLFALAFLFKIAMRILNDYDNQRAAGIKTPVFDSSQFPDLDLDRKAWPANPAKPEPGAQASAELNAQAQR; from the coding sequence ATGCTCGAAGTCATCAACGACTTCCTCTCAGGGAAAGTACTGATCGTGCTCATTGTCGGGCTCGGCGGTTACTTCACGATCCGCTCGCGTTTCGTACAGTTGCGTCACTTTTTCCACATGTTCTCGGTGTTTAAAGACAGCCTGAAGAGCAGCGCCGGCCAACTCAGTTCGTTCCAGGCGCTGATGCTCAGCCTGGCCGGCCGCGTGGGTGCCGGTAATATCGCCGGTGTCGGCATTGCCGTGACCCTGGGTGGCCCGGGTGCCGTGTTCTGGATGTGGGTCACCGCACTGGTGGGCATGTCTTCGAGCTTTATCGAATGCTCCCTCGGCCAGCTGTACAAGCGCACTGACGCTGAAGGCACTTACCGTGGCGGCCCGGCCTATTACATTCAGCACGGCCTGCACAAACGCTGGTTGGGCATGGTCATGGCGTTCCTGTTGCTGGTGACCTTCGGTTTCGCCTTCAACGGCCTGCAAGCCCACGCCGTGACGCACTCGCTGAACAACGCCTTCGGCCTCGACACCACCTACACCGGCCTCGCGCTGGCCGTATTGCTGGGCCTGGTGTTCATCGGTGGGATCAAGCGCATCGCCTCGATTGCCGACCTGCTGGTGCCGGTCAAGACCCTGGTCTACATCGCCGTGACCCTGTACGTGATCGTGCTGCAATTCGACCACGTGCCGGCCATGCTCGCGACCATCGTCAAGAGCGCGTTCGGCCTCGACCAAGCCTTCGGTGGCCTGGTAGGCAGCGCGATCATCATGGGCGTGAAGCGCGGCGTGTTCGCCAACGAAGCCGGTTTGGGCAGTGCGCCTAACGTGGCCGCAGTGGCTTCGGTAGAACACCCGATCGCCCAAGGCGTGGTGCAAGCGTTCAGCGTGTTCCTCGACACCTTCGTGATCTGCACCTGCACCGCGCTGCTTATCCTGCTCTCCGGTTTCTACACCCCAGGCTTTGAAGGCGACGGCATTGCCCTGACCCAGAACTCCCTGGCGGCCGTGGTCGGCGACTGGGGCCGGATGTTCATCTCGGTGGCCCTGGCGTTGTTCGTATTCACCTCGATCATGTACAACTACTACTTGGGCGAGAGCAACCTGCGCTTCCTGGTCGGCAACAACCGCAAGGTGTTGATGGGCTACCGCGCACTGGTGCTGGTGCTGATTTTCTGGGGTTCCATCGAGAACCTTGGCACCGTGTTCGCCTTCGCCGACATCACCATGACCATGCTCGCGTTCGTCAACCTGTTCGCCCTGGCGTTCCTGTTCAAGATCGCCATGCGCATCCTGAATGACTACGACAACCAGCGCGCAGCGGGCATCAAGACCCCGGTGTTCGACTCCAGCCAGTTCCCTGACCTGGACCTGGACCGCAAGGCCTGGCCTGCGAACCCGGCGAAGCCTGAGCCTGGCGCTCAAGCATCGGCTGAACTCAACGCTCAAGCGCAACGCTAA
- a CDS encoding AraC family transcriptional regulator, translating into MLHSHLTTLNAVSRVLDTFKAEGVAFEALLAGSGICSADLQRADTRITTHQEMRVCANAVALRRDVGLELGRRMHVSSYGMLGYALLTSATFGDALRLALRYPALLGTLFELSLEQDGQRIWFTASDYREAPALAAFNVELCLVSLKVICDDLLGQPLPLLRARFEYSSPDYQGRYAEYFDCPLEFSAHANGFAFDRRWLDHPLPLADAITHRAIAERCRKQNTEFTGRQAWLERVRQLLSAQLHAAPGVDGLAEQMNCSPRTLRRHLHDLGCSYQGLLDDVRFERAKQLLGADELPIYRISELLGFSETASFRHAFVRWSGVAPSQFGQFRP; encoded by the coding sequence ATGCTACATTCACACCTGACTACCCTCAATGCCGTCTCGCGGGTGTTGGACACCTTCAAGGCCGAAGGCGTGGCCTTCGAAGCGTTGCTGGCCGGCAGCGGCATCTGCAGCGCCGACCTGCAGCGCGCCGACACACGTATCACCACCCACCAAGAGATGCGCGTGTGTGCCAACGCAGTGGCCTTGCGCCGGGACGTTGGCCTGGAACTGGGGCGACGCATGCATGTGTCGTCCTATGGCATGCTCGGTTACGCCCTGCTCACCAGTGCCACCTTCGGTGACGCTTTGCGCCTCGCGCTGCGCTACCCGGCGCTACTGGGAACACTGTTTGAATTGAGCCTGGAGCAAGACGGACAACGCATCTGGTTCACCGCCAGCGATTACCGCGAGGCCCCCGCGCTGGCTGCGTTCAATGTCGAGCTGTGCCTGGTCTCGCTGAAAGTCATTTGTGACGACCTGCTCGGCCAGCCTCTACCGCTGCTGCGCGCGCGTTTTGAATACTCAAGCCCCGACTATCAGGGGCGTTATGCAGAGTACTTCGACTGCCCGCTGGAATTTTCAGCCCACGCCAATGGGTTCGCTTTCGATCGGCGCTGGCTCGACCACCCGCTGCCGTTGGCGGATGCCATCACCCACCGGGCAATCGCCGAACGCTGCCGCAAACAGAACACCGAGTTCACCGGGCGCCAGGCGTGGCTAGAACGGGTTCGCCAATTGCTCAGCGCACAGCTGCACGCCGCGCCAGGTGTTGATGGGCTGGCCGAGCAGATGAACTGCTCACCGCGCACCTTGCGCCGACACCTGCATGATTTGGGTTGCAGCTATCAGGGGCTGCTGGACGACGTGCGCTTTGAACGCGCCAAACAGTTGCTGGGCGCCGATGAACTGCCGATCTATCGAATTTCCGAGCTGTTGGGCTTCAGTGAAACCGCCAGTTTCAGGCATGCCTTTGTGCGCTGGAGCGGCGTGGCGCCGAGCCAATTTGGCCAATTTCGACCATGA
- a CDS encoding polyamine ABC transporter substrate-binding protein: MNMLKSLVLCAAVIGGAAHAEEKPLKVYNWFDYITPKALEDFKAQNPKIKLVYDIFDTNEALEAKLLTGNSGYDVVVPSNVFLAKQIEAGVFQPLDRSQLPNWNHLDPKLMKLIEANDPGNKFAVPYMYGTILIGFNPAKVKAALGDNAPVNSWDLIFKEENISKLKQCGVALLDSPSELLPLALQHLGLDPNSSNPKDYVKAEALLMKIRPYITYFHSSKYMADIANGDICVAVGYSGSFSQAANRAKEAKNGVTVDMRLPKEGAPIWFDMLAIPKGAQNPQDAYTFINYLLQPQVIAPVSDFVGYPNPNKDATELVDPAIRNNPNLYPTEAAMNTLYTLKPLGRDAERARTRAWTKIKSGT; the protein is encoded by the coding sequence ATGAACATGCTCAAGTCGCTCGTCCTCTGTGCTGCGGTTATCGGCGGCGCGGCCCACGCCGAAGAGAAACCCCTGAAGGTCTACAACTGGTTCGATTACATCACGCCCAAGGCGCTTGAAGACTTCAAGGCACAGAACCCCAAGATCAAGCTGGTGTACGACATCTTCGACACTAACGAAGCCCTGGAAGCCAAGCTGCTCACCGGCAACTCCGGCTATGACGTGGTGGTGCCCTCCAATGTGTTCCTGGCCAAACAGATCGAAGCCGGCGTGTTCCAGCCATTGGATCGCAGCCAGTTGCCGAACTGGAACCACCTCGACCCCAAGCTGATGAAGCTGATCGAGGCTAACGACCCTGGCAATAAATTTGCCGTGCCCTACATGTACGGCACCATCCTCATCGGCTTCAACCCGGCCAAAGTAAAAGCAGCGCTGGGCGATAACGCGCCGGTAAACAGTTGGGACCTGATCTTCAAGGAAGAGAACATCAGCAAGCTCAAGCAATGCGGTGTGGCGTTGCTGGATTCACCTTCGGAGCTCCTGCCCCTGGCCTTGCAGCACCTGGGCCTGGACCCCAACAGCAGCAACCCCAAGGATTACGTCAAGGCCGAAGCGCTGCTGATGAAGATCCGCCCGTACATCACCTACTTCCACTCGTCCAAATACATGGCCGATATCGCCAACGGCGACATCTGCGTGGCTGTTGGTTATTCGGGCAGTTTTTCCCAGGCCGCCAACCGCGCCAAAGAGGCCAAAAATGGCGTGACCGTGGACATGCGCCTGCCCAAAGAAGGCGCGCCGATCTGGTTCGACATGCTCGCCATTCCCAAGGGCGCGCAAAACCCGCAGGACGCCTACACCTTTATCAACTACCTGCTGCAACCGCAGGTGATCGCACCGGTCAGCGACTTTGTCGGCTACCCCAACCCGAACAAGGACGCCACCGAACTGGTCGACCCGGCGATCCGCAATAACCCCAACCTGTACCCGACCGAAGCCGCCATGAACACGCTCTACACCCTCAAACCACTGGGGCGTGACGCGGAACGAGCCCGGACGCGGGCCTGGACCAAGATCAAGTCAGGGACCTGA
- a CDS encoding asparaginase: protein MQPANNVMVLYTGGTIGMQASANGLAPASGFEARMREQLANLPVPTWRFREMSPLIDSANMTPAYWQRLRVAVIEAVDEGCDAVLILHGTDTLAYSAAAMSFQLLGLPAPVVFTGSMLPAGVPDSDAWENVSGALQALGEGLTPGVHLYFHGALMAPTRCAKIRSFGRHPFAALQRNGGAAKADALPAALDYRQPKALANVGVLPLVPGIAAGQLDALIDSGIQALVLECFGSGTGPSDNPAFLAGLQRARDKGIAVVAITQCHEGGVELDVYEAGSRLRGVGVLSGGGMTREAAFGKLHALIGAGLATHEIRRLVELDLGTDSHPR from the coding sequence ATGCAACCAGCTAACAATGTGATGGTGCTCTACACCGGCGGTACCATCGGCATGCAGGCCAGCGCCAACGGCCTGGCGCCTGCGTCGGGTTTTGAAGCGCGCATGCGCGAACAGCTTGCCAACCTGCCAGTGCCCACCTGGCGCTTTCGCGAAATGTCGCCACTGATTGACAGCGCCAACATGACCCCGGCCTATTGGCAGCGCCTGCGCGTCGCCGTGATCGAGGCCGTGGACGAGGGCTGCGACGCGGTGCTGATCCTGCACGGCACCGACACCCTGGCCTACAGCGCAGCGGCCATGAGTTTCCAATTGCTGGGCCTGCCGGCACCGGTGGTGTTCACCGGCTCCATGTTGCCCGCCGGCGTGCCCGACAGCGATGCCTGGGAAAACGTCAGCGGCGCCCTGCAAGCCTTGGGCGAAGGCCTGACACCGGGCGTGCACCTGTACTTCCACGGCGCGCTGATGGCGCCGACCCGCTGCGCAAAAATCCGCAGCTTCGGCCGCCATCCATTTGCCGCACTGCAACGCAACGGCGGCGCAGCCAAGGCCGATGCACTTCCAGCAGCTCTGGATTATCGCCAACCCAAGGCCCTGGCCAACGTCGGTGTATTGCCGCTGGTACCAGGCATCGCCGCCGGGCAACTGGATGCGTTGATCGACAGTGGCATCCAGGCGTTGGTCCTCGAATGTTTTGGCAGCGGCACAGGGCCCAGCGACAACCCGGCGTTTCTCGCCGGCCTGCAGCGCGCACGGGATAAAGGGATTGCAGTGGTGGCAATCACCCAATGCCATGAAGGCGGCGTGGAGCTGGATGTGTACGAAGCCGGCAGCCGTTTGCGCGGCGTTGGCGTACTGTCCGGCGGCGGCATGACCCGCGAAGCAGCCTTCGGCAAGCTCCATGCGTTGATCGGCGCAGGCCTTGCCACACACGAAATCCGCCGCTTGGTGGAGCTGGACCTGGGTACGGACTCGCACCCTAGATAA
- a CDS encoding GNAT family N-acetyltransferase — MSQIDIRQVTAADHAAWLPLWQAYLTFYNTELPDAVSQSTWQRLIDANEPTHSALAWQDGKAVGMVNFIYHRSNWSIENSCYLQDLLVDPAQRGTGVGRKLIEFVYATAKADGCCKVHWLTHETNATAIQLYERIAERPGFIQFRKGL; from the coding sequence ATGAGCCAGATCGACATCCGCCAGGTCACTGCCGCCGACCACGCCGCGTGGCTGCCGCTGTGGCAGGCGTACTTGACGTTCTACAACACCGAACTGCCCGACGCCGTTAGCCAAAGCACCTGGCAACGCTTGATCGATGCCAACGAGCCGACCCACTCGGCCCTGGCCTGGCAGGACGGCAAGGCGGTGGGCATGGTCAACTTCATCTACCACCGCTCCAACTGGAGCATCGAGAATTCCTGCTACCTGCAGGACCTGCTGGTGGACCCGGCCCAACGCGGCACCGGCGTGGGCCGCAAGCTGATCGAATTCGTCTACGCCACCGCCAAGGCCGATGGTTGCTGCAAGGTCCACTGGTTGACCCACGAGACCAATGCCACGGCGATCCAACTCTACGAACGCATTGCCGAACGTCCTGGCTTTATCCAATTTCGCAAAGGTCTTTAA
- a CDS encoding autotransporter outer membrane beta-barrel domain-containing protein, translated as MPFTHHRLALVLALALSATSLPYAQARGDIEYAPYTSHPYDAIDDNWLQRPPQQAAPVKGDLTGQATSYNGLQIAKVLEPALMGLLEPDDLDSQDLKDLETLTDTLSKHPGGIGAILEQLAGSQNANLAAATQNATQQLGTQLLSTLRTLPTDDNGHFWAQGLGNDASLDKQRGSAGLKYGTQGLLLGADWALDHAWRVGVMGAKSTSHFDAKRFSADLDSWHLGGYAVRQDGPLALRLGAVYSDHTGQNKRNVTLFEYKEQLKGNYNAQSQTVFSELGYLLGSEDLYMEPFAGLGFQRYHRDSFKETGGLAALNVGSQTQKNLSSTFGLRLATVYHFDNRMSLTPHLSTSWKHLYGEVESQVRQSSRAAPLIDAFTITGTSLDRNSLDLQTGLDLALSTQHSVGLTYSAQAGTNSRSQAWGSQASHT; from the coding sequence ATGCCCTTTACACATCACAGACTTGCCCTTGTCCTGGCCCTTGCGCTCAGCGCCACCAGCCTTCCCTACGCACAGGCGCGAGGCGATATCGAGTACGCGCCGTACACATCTCACCCCTACGACGCGATTGACGACAACTGGCTGCAAAGGCCCCCACAGCAAGCAGCACCGGTCAAAGGGGACCTTACCGGCCAGGCCACCTCGTACAATGGCCTGCAAATCGCGAAGGTTCTGGAACCTGCGTTGATGGGCTTGCTGGAGCCTGATGATTTGGACTCGCAAGACCTCAAGGACTTAGAGACACTCACGGACACGTTGAGCAAACACCCCGGTGGGATCGGCGCCATCCTCGAACAGTTAGCCGGCAGCCAGAATGCCAACTTGGCTGCCGCCACCCAAAACGCCACGCAGCAGCTCGGTACCCAACTGCTCTCAACCCTGCGCACCCTGCCCACTGACGACAACGGACATTTCTGGGCGCAAGGCCTTGGCAACGACGCCAGCCTCGACAAACAACGCGGCAGCGCCGGTCTGAAATATGGCACCCAAGGTTTGTTGCTGGGCGCCGACTGGGCGCTGGATCACGCCTGGCGCGTAGGTGTGATGGGCGCAAAATCCACCAGCCACTTTGACGCAAAACGCTTTTCCGCCGACCTGGACAGCTGGCACCTGGGTGGATACGCCGTGCGTCAGGATGGGCCGTTGGCCCTGCGCCTGGGTGCGGTCTACAGCGACCATACCGGGCAGAACAAGCGCAACGTCACCCTGTTTGAATACAAGGAGCAGCTCAAGGGCAACTACAACGCCCAAAGCCAAACCGTGTTCTCCGAGCTGGGCTATCTACTGGGCAGTGAAGACTTGTACATGGAGCCCTTCGCAGGCCTTGGGTTTCAGCGCTATCACCGCGACAGCTTCAAGGAAACAGGTGGCCTGGCCGCGCTGAACGTTGGCTCACAAACTCAGAAAAACCTGAGCAGCACCTTCGGCCTGCGCCTGGCCACGGTGTACCACTTCGACAACCGGATGAGCCTCACACCACACTTGAGTACGAGCTGGAAACACCTCTACGGCGAAGTCGAAAGCCAAGTACGCCAATCCTCTCGCGCTGCGCCGCTCATTGACGCGTTCACCATCACAGGTACGTCTCTGGACCGTAACAGCCTGGACCTGCAAACCGGCCTGGACCTTGCCTTGTCGACACAACATAGCGTCGGTCTAACCTACAGCGCCCAAGCCGGTACCAACAGCCGCAGCCAGGCCTGGGGCTCGCAGGCAAGCCACACTTAA
- a CDS encoding histone deacetylase family protein codes for MLTIYSDDHHLHHGRCELMDGQLMPCFEMPSRADHVLQRVKDRDLGPVQAPQDFGLAPLHRIHSRDYLDFFKGAWQRWTQFGKDGDLLPYTWPARTLRQVIPTSLHGQLGYYSFDGGAPITAGTWQAAYSAAQVALTAQQAIAQGANAAFALCRPPGHHAASDLMGGYCYLNNAAIAAQAFLDQGYKKVAILDVDYHHGNGTQSIFYARSDVLFTSIHGHPEAEFPFFLGYADELGEGAGVGFNFNYPLAAGSGWERWSAALEQACREIERYGADVIVVSLGVDTFKDDPISQFKLDSPDYLAMGARIAQLGKPTLFVMEGGYAVEEIGINAVNVLEGFEESAQ; via the coding sequence ATGCTGACGATCTACTCGGACGATCACCACCTGCATCACGGCCGTTGCGAATTGATGGACGGGCAACTGATGCCCTGCTTCGAAATGCCCTCGCGCGCCGACCATGTGCTGCAACGGGTCAAGGACCGCGACCTGGGCCCGGTGCAGGCGCCGCAGGACTTTGGCCTGGCGCCGCTGCACCGCATTCATAGCCGCGACTACCTCGACTTCTTCAAAGGTGCCTGGCAGCGCTGGACTCAATTCGGCAAGGACGGCGACCTGTTGCCCTACACCTGGCCCGCCCGCACCTTGCGCCAAGTCATCCCCACCAGCCTGCATGGCCAGCTGGGTTATTACAGCTTTGATGGCGGTGCGCCGATTACCGCCGGCACTTGGCAAGCGGCGTATAGCGCGGCGCAAGTGGCGCTCACGGCACAACAGGCCATCGCGCAAGGTGCCAACGCCGCCTTTGCCCTGTGTCGCCCGCCGGGGCATCACGCCGCCAGCGATTTGATGGGCGGTTATTGCTACCTCAACAACGCGGCGATTGCCGCCCAGGCGTTTCTCGACCAAGGCTATAAAAAAGTCGCGATCCTCGATGTGGATTACCACCACGGTAACGGCACCCAGTCGATTTTTTATGCCCGCAGCGACGTGCTATTCACCTCGATCCACGGCCACCCGGAGGCGGAGTTCCCGTTCTTCCTGGGCTACGCCGATGAGCTGGGTGAAGGCGCAGGCGTTGGTTTCAACTTCAACTATCCGCTGGCCGCAGGTTCCGGTTGGGAGCGCTGGAGCGCAGCCCTAGAGCAAGCCTGCCGGGAGATCGAGCGCTACGGCGCCGATGTCATCGTGGTGTCCTTGGGTGTGGACACGTTCAAGGACGACCCCATTTCACAGTTCAAACTCGACAGCCCCGACTACCTGGCGATGGGTGCGCGCATCGCCCAACTGGGCAAGCCGACGCTGTTTGTGATGGAAGGTGGCTACGCCGTGGAAGAAATCGGCATCAACGCCGTCAACGTGCTCGAAGGTTTTGAGGAGTCCGCCCAATGA
- the pdxR gene encoding MocR-like pyridoxine biosynthesis transcription factor PdxR yields the protein MPSISPPLSFNPAGIELDRRQGLTRQLYDALRQRVLDGRLVSGTRLPATRDLAAALSISRNSVVRAYDQLYAEGFIESRVGDGTYVAQLPTAKKLSTKLSTGFSTGLSPTLSTKWADLPEDLDSEVIHSAGLTRVKNNHLSLPPSGPPRAFRVGVPAFDLFPFEVWAKLNGAFWRKPDLQQLCYGDPAGDGRLRGLIAAYLRSSRGMQCTAEQIVITCGAQQAISLCAQLLVEPGDGVAVENPGYRAAGHAFALAGGRLQGVPVDGEGIDCQVLNTLKDCRVAYVTPSHQYPLGVVMSLARRLELLAWAERAGGWIIEDDYDGEYRYSGAPLSPLAALDRSGRVLYVGTFGKVAFPALRLGYLVLPQGLVDAFTRRRAVDMRHSEVSTQAVMAEFMAAGHFQRHIRRMRRAALSRRNALLAGWPSGLPGVGELPSVAAGLHLTVRVDSLAREQQLLAQAHAADVEVNGLSSYWLPQSTTPADQRAGLVLGFAAVPEADIALALERLRQAWGTRHSPIGSGP from the coding sequence ATGCCGTCGATCTCGCCGCCACTGTCATTCAACCCTGCAGGTATCGAGCTGGATCGCCGCCAGGGGCTGACGCGCCAGCTGTATGACGCCTTGCGCCAGCGGGTGCTGGATGGGCGGCTGGTCAGCGGCACACGCTTGCCCGCCACCCGTGACTTGGCGGCGGCGCTGTCGATCTCGCGAAACAGTGTGGTGCGCGCCTACGATCAGCTGTATGCGGAGGGGTTTATTGAGAGCCGGGTCGGCGATGGTACTTATGTAGCCCAACTGCCCACGGCAAAAAAACTATCCACAAAACTATCCACAGGGTTTTCAACAGGCTTATCCCCAACCTTATCCACAAAGTGGGCGGATTTGCCGGAAGATCTGGACAGTGAAGTTATCCACAGCGCGGGTTTGACGCGGGTAAAAAATAACCACCTGTCCCTGCCTCCCTCGGGGCCGCCTCGGGCGTTTCGTGTGGGTGTGCCGGCCTTTGATCTGTTTCCGTTTGAGGTATGGGCCAAGCTGAATGGGGCGTTCTGGCGCAAGCCTGACTTGCAACAGCTCTGCTACGGTGACCCGGCTGGTGACGGCCGTCTGCGCGGTTTGATCGCCGCTTACCTGCGCAGCTCGCGAGGCATGCAGTGCACCGCTGAGCAAATTGTGATCACCTGCGGCGCGCAACAGGCAATTAGCCTTTGTGCACAGTTGCTGGTAGAGCCCGGCGATGGGGTGGCGGTGGAGAATCCAGGCTATCGCGCGGCAGGCCATGCGTTCGCTTTGGCCGGCGGGCGATTGCAGGGTGTGCCGGTGGATGGCGAGGGTATCGATTGCCAGGTGCTCAACACGCTCAAGGATTGCCGTGTGGCCTATGTCACGCCGTCCCATCAATACCCATTGGGCGTGGTAATGAGCCTGGCGCGGCGTTTGGAGTTGCTGGCCTGGGCCGAGCGTGCAGGCGGCTGGATCATCGAGGACGACTACGACGGCGAATACCGCTACAGCGGCGCGCCTCTTTCACCTTTGGCGGCGCTGGATCGCAGTGGGCGAGTGCTGTACGTCGGCACCTTCGGCAAGGTGGCGTTCCCCGCCTTGCGTCTGGGTTACCTGGTACTGCCGCAAGGATTGGTGGACGCCTTTACCCGCCGGCGCGCCGTGGACATGCGCCATTCCGAAGTCAGTACCCAGGCGGTGATGGCGGAGTTCATGGCGGCCGGGCATTTCCAGCGGCACATTCGCCGGATGCGGCGTGCCGCATTGAGCCGACGCAACGCCTTGCTCGCCGGTTGGCCCAGTGGCTTGCCAGGTGTCGGCGAACTGCCCAGTGTCGCCGCCGGGCTGCACTTGACGGTGCGCGTGGACAGCTTGGCGCGCGAGCAGCAATTGCTGGCCCAGGCGCATGCGGCGGACGTCGAGGTCAACGGTTTGAGCAGCTATTGGCTACCCCAATCCACCACGCCCGCCGATCAGCGTGCCGGGCTGGTGCTGGGCTTCGCCGCGGTGCCTGAGGCGGACATCGCCCTGGCGCTGGAGCGCTTACGGCAGGCATGGGGCACCCGCCATTCGCCTATCGGTTCAGGTCCCTGA